A genomic region of Caulobacter vibrioides contains the following coding sequences:
- a CDS encoding MFS transporter: MSSTPAPARLVDKALVPRFALLCLGIWLNAADTLVTATIMPSVAKEIGGYQYFGWSVAAYLTGSIVAGACSGKLSIAMGLRAATAISGLVYAIGCAMSALAPEFITFIVGRLVQGLGAGAVVALCYVAISALFPQNLWPRVYGAIAGVWGAATLLGPALGGLFAAVGFWRGVFWMFVVQAVIFVGAVMVMLPGGKREEGGGRIPSLQLALLVIGVSLIGGAGVVASPRLAVILAIGGVIGMVAMLAANTRTQDRLLPKSAADLRTATGLGLLTIFACEAAVIGFTVYGPAFIQARHDASPLLAGYVTGAIAAGWTACALIFGHVPAQKDGRFVRLGAGVIALGAALSAFAVPRGNLVETSLAFVVLGAGFGLCHAFIARRTIAGAPAEEQAMASGAVPTSQLIGGAVGSAGAGAMANVLGFGHHGIDAALATSHGVLLFGAFLPLALIGFAAAWRLGRG; this comes from the coding sequence ATGAGCTCCACCCCCGCCCCCGCGCGCCTGGTCGACAAGGCCCTCGTCCCGCGTTTCGCCTTGCTGTGCCTGGGCATCTGGCTGAACGCCGCCGACACCCTGGTGACGGCGACGATCATGCCCAGCGTGGCCAAGGAGATCGGCGGCTACCAGTATTTCGGCTGGTCGGTGGCGGCCTATCTGACCGGCTCGATCGTGGCCGGGGCGTGCTCGGGCAAGCTGTCGATCGCCATGGGCCTGCGCGCGGCGACGGCGATCAGCGGTCTCGTCTATGCGATCGGCTGCGCCATGAGCGCGCTGGCGCCGGAGTTCATCACCTTCATCGTCGGACGCCTGGTCCAAGGCCTGGGCGCCGGGGCCGTGGTGGCCCTTTGCTATGTGGCCATCAGCGCCCTGTTCCCGCAGAACCTGTGGCCGCGCGTCTATGGCGCGATCGCGGGGGTCTGGGGGGCGGCGACCTTGCTGGGCCCGGCGCTGGGCGGCCTGTTCGCCGCCGTGGGCTTCTGGCGCGGCGTGTTCTGGATGTTCGTGGTCCAGGCGGTGATCTTCGTCGGCGCGGTGATGGTCATGTTGCCCGGCGGCAAGCGCGAGGAAGGCGGCGGCCGGATCCCGAGCCTGCAGCTGGCCTTGCTGGTGATCGGCGTCAGCCTGATCGGCGGCGCCGGCGTCGTCGCCTCGCCGCGCCTGGCCGTGATCCTGGCGATCGGCGGGGTGATCGGCATGGTCGCCATGCTGGCCGCCAACACCCGCACCCAAGACCGCCTTCTGCCCAAATCCGCCGCCGACCTGCGCACCGCCACGGGGCTTGGGCTGTTGACCATCTTCGCCTGCGAGGCGGCGGTGATCGGCTTCACCGTCTATGGCCCCGCCTTCATCCAGGCCCGCCACGACGCCTCGCCCCTGCTCGCAGGCTATGTCACCGGAGCGATCGCAGCCGGCTGGACCGCCTGCGCTCTGATCTTCGGTCACGTGCCTGCGCAAAAGGACGGCCGCTTCGTGCGCCTGGGCGCCGGCGTGATCGCCCTGGGCGCGGCGCTCAGCGCCTTTGCCGTGCCGCGCGGGAACCTGGTTGAGACCTCGCTGGCCTTTGTGGTGCTGGGCGCGGGCTTTGGCCTCTGCCACGCCTTCATCGCCCGCCGCACCATCGCCGGCGCACCAGCCGAGGAACAGGCCATGGCCTCCGGCGCGGTGCCGACCTCGCAACTGATCGGCGGCGCCGTCGGCTCGGCCGGCGCCGGGGCCATGGCCAACGTGCTGGGCTTTGGCCACCACGGCATCGACGCGGCGCTGGCGACCAGCCACGGCGTCCTGCTGTTCGGCGCCTTCCTGCCGCTGGCCCTGATCGGCTTCGCGGCCGCCTGGCGGCTGGGGCGGGGTTAG
- a CDS encoding SRPBCC family protein has protein sequence MPLDTAAAPAKPEDRDLVLERIIDVSAEKLYTCWTTAELMPEWFCPKPWTVSNVRLDVRTGGNSYMEMNGPNGEVVPHPGVYLEVVPNQKIVFTDAFTQAWKPSDKPFMVGIVTFEDLGDGKTRYRAVARHWTVEDKTAHEQMGFHEGWGVATDQLTALAKTL, from the coding sequence ATGCCCCTCGACACCGCCGCCGCCCCCGCCAAGCCGGAAGACCGCGACCTCGTTCTGGAGCGCATCATCGATGTCTCCGCCGAGAAGCTCTACACCTGCTGGACCACGGCTGAACTGATGCCCGAGTGGTTCTGCCCCAAGCCCTGGACCGTCTCGAACGTGCGCCTGGACGTGCGGACCGGCGGTAACAGCTACATGGAAATGAACGGCCCGAACGGCGAAGTCGTGCCCCATCCGGGCGTCTATCTGGAGGTGGTCCCGAACCAGAAGATCGTCTTCACCGACGCCTTCACGCAGGCCTGGAAACCTTCGGACAAGCCGTTCATGGTCGGGATCGTCACCTTCGAGGATCTGGGCGACGGCAAGACCCGCTACCGCGCCGTGGCCCGCCACTGGACCGTCGAGGACAAGACGGCCCACGAGCAGATGGGCTTCCACGAGGGCTGGGGCGTCGCCACCGACCAGCTGACGGCCCTGGCCAAGACGCTCTGA
- a CDS encoding MerR family transcriptional regulator, translated as MKIGEIAKRAGVTTSRIRFYEEQGILPAALRGANGYRDYPESLIATLGFIEQAQRLGFSLKEIAGHAALEGKPCEGLPQKLRAKLAEVDAHIAAAQARRTELVALIETLERDGLEQAA; from the coding sequence ATGAAGATCGGCGAGATCGCCAAGCGCGCGGGCGTGACGACCTCGCGCATCCGGTTCTACGAGGAGCAGGGCATCCTGCCGGCCGCGCTGCGCGGCGCAAACGGCTATCGCGACTATCCCGAGAGCCTGATCGCGACCCTGGGCTTCATCGAGCAGGCCCAGCGCCTGGGCTTTTCGCTGAAGGAGATCGCCGGCCATGCGGCGCTGGAGGGCAAGCCTTGCGAGGGCTTGCCGCAGAAGCTGCGGGCCAAGCTGGCCGAGGTCGACGCCCACATCGCTGCGGCCCAGGCGCGGCGGACCGAGCTGGTGGCGCTGATCGAGACGCTGGAGCGGGACGGACTGGAGCAGGCGGCTTAG
- a CDS encoding DUF1801 domain-containing protein codes for MTVSDFLARLDPETRSMVERLRAIVNSAAPVLAERIKWNAPSFALGDDDLITLGLERRGGVRLVLHRGAKPKDTVDFRFDDPGRLARWPAPDRGVMVFKDLQAVEATAPALRELCARWVQGVSET; via the coding sequence GTGACCGTCAGCGATTTCCTGGCGCGCCTGGATCCGGAAACGCGCTCCATGGTCGAGCGGCTGCGGGCGATCGTCAACAGCGCCGCGCCCGTCCTCGCAGAGCGCATCAAGTGGAACGCGCCAAGCTTCGCGCTTGGCGACGACGATCTGATCACCCTGGGCTTGGAGCGACGCGGCGGCGTGCGCCTCGTCCTCCATCGCGGCGCCAAGCCGAAGGACACCGTCGATTTCCGCTTCGATGACCCCGGGCGTCTCGCACGATGGCCAGCGCCCGATCGGGGCGTGATGGTGTTCAAGGACCTGCAAGCCGTCGAGGCGACGGCGCCGGCCTTGCGTGAGCTTTGCGCGCGCTGGGTCCAAGGCGTCTCGGAGACCTGA
- the ccrA gene encoding crotonyl-CoA carboxylase/reductase, which yields MTIQTLETTALKDLYEIGEIPPAFHVPKTMYAWSIRKERHGKPTQAMQVEVVPTWEIGEDEVLVLVMAAGVNYNGVWAALGEPISPLDGHKQPFHVAGSDASGIVWKVGAKVKRWKLGDEVVIHCNQDDGDDEECNGGDPMFSSSQRIWGYETPDGSFAQFCRVQSRQLLPRPKHLTWEESACYTLTLATAYRMLFGHKPHELKPGQNVLVWGASGGLGVFATQLAAVAGANAIGVVSSEDKREFVLSMGAKAVLNRGEFNCWGQLPKVNGPEFNDYMKESRKFGKAIWQITGNKDVDMVFEHPGEQTFPVSVFLVKRGGMVVICAGTSGFNLTMDARFLWMRQKRVQGSHFANLMQASAANQLVVDRRVDPCLSEVFPWNDIPAAHEKMLANQHLPGNMAVLVCAQRPGLRTFEEVQELSGER from the coding sequence ATGACGATTCAGACGCTTGAGACCACCGCGCTGAAGGACCTGTACGAGATCGGTGAGATCCCGCCGGCCTTCCACGTGCCGAAAACCATGTACGCCTGGAGCATCCGCAAGGAGCGCCACGGCAAGCCGACCCAGGCCATGCAGGTCGAGGTGGTGCCCACCTGGGAGATCGGCGAGGACGAGGTCCTGGTTCTCGTGATGGCCGCCGGCGTCAACTACAACGGGGTCTGGGCCGCGCTGGGCGAGCCGATCAGCCCGCTGGACGGCCACAAGCAGCCCTTCCACGTCGCCGGCTCCGACGCCTCGGGCATCGTCTGGAAGGTCGGCGCCAAGGTGAAGCGGTGGAAGCTGGGCGACGAGGTCGTCATCCACTGTAATCAGGACGACGGCGACGACGAGGAGTGCAACGGCGGCGACCCGATGTTCTCGTCCAGCCAGCGCATCTGGGGCTATGAGACGCCGGACGGCAGCTTCGCCCAGTTCTGCCGGGTGCAGTCGCGCCAGCTGCTGCCGCGCCCCAAGCACCTGACCTGGGAAGAGAGCGCCTGCTACACCCTGACCCTGGCCACCGCCTACCGGATGCTGTTCGGCCACAAGCCGCATGAGCTGAAGCCCGGCCAAAACGTGCTGGTCTGGGGCGCCTCGGGCGGCCTTGGCGTCTTCGCCACCCAGCTGGCCGCCGTGGCCGGCGCCAACGCCATCGGCGTGGTGTCCTCTGAAGACAAGCGCGAGTTCGTACTGTCGATGGGCGCCAAGGCGGTGCTGAACCGGGGCGAGTTCAACTGCTGGGGCCAGCTGCCGAAGGTCAACGGCCCCGAGTTCAACGACTACATGAAGGAAAGCCGCAAGTTCGGTAAGGCGATCTGGCAGATCACCGGAAACAAGGACGTCGACATGGTGTTCGAGCACCCTGGCGAGCAGACCTTCCCGGTGTCGGTGTTCCTGGTCAAGCGCGGCGGCATGGTGGTGATCTGCGCCGGCACCTCGGGCTTCAACCTGACCATGGACGCCCGCTTCCTGTGGATGCGCCAGAAGCGCGTGCAGGGCTCGCACTTCGCCAACCTGATGCAGGCCAGCGCCGCCAACCAGCTGGTCGTCGACCGCCGCGTCGATCCCTGCCTGTCGGAAGTGTTCCCCTGGAACGACATCCCGGCCGCCCACGAGAAGATGCTGGCCAACCAGCACCTGCCCGGCAACATGGCCGTCCTGGTCTGCGCCCAACGCCCGGGCCTGCGCACCTTCGAGGAAGTGCAGGAGTTGAGCGGCGAGCGCTGA
- a CDS encoding toll/interleukin-1 receptor domain-containing protein, which yields MTEQPSPPSVRAFTSYSWSSPTHEAWVIQLASRLREDGVDVILDKWDLKPGHDSYQFMESMVTDITVTKVMMICDRQYVEKANNRAGGVGTESQIISPELYGKGSQDKFAALMTDEDEDGNAHVPVFYKGRIYFDFRSADKFEASYEQLLRWLVDRPQHVKPKLGAVPSSILDAAPTASATQSRARRAAEAVRQGSTSAASLVRDYGDALRSELQSLAPQLSNAEPADETIIKAISSMRPYLQQWSDLVSTIVRFGQDERVWQRTLSINEQLGTLMYRDSSLSHWISVQFDAFKVIAHEAFLTTVALALDEERFDLVQAAVEKAYLLEERDTGGRRATQDFTAFRQHAASLDQRKTRLQLRRISLEADLLREAHPIGAIPSFESLMQADFFLYICSAGQSTSNNWYPYSLVYAADRYSPFPVFARAESMAYFQRLAPALGVTSVDTLKTRLEAISSQSGRIFDYRGLPIAYLANAENLGVVR from the coding sequence ATGACCGAGCAACCAAGTCCTCCTTCCGTTAGAGCATTCACGTCCTATTCGTGGTCCTCACCCACCCACGAGGCATGGGTCATCCAGTTAGCGTCACGACTGCGAGAGGACGGCGTAGACGTTATCCTTGACAAATGGGATTTGAAACCTGGTCATGACTCTTATCAATTTATGGAATCTATGGTGACAGATATTACCGTCACCAAAGTCATGATGATTTGTGATAGACAATATGTCGAGAAAGCCAACAACAGAGCTGGTGGCGTAGGCACAGAGAGCCAGATCATATCGCCAGAATTGTATGGAAAGGGCAGTCAGGATAAATTTGCAGCCCTGATGACCGACGAAGATGAAGACGGAAACGCACATGTTCCCGTCTTCTACAAAGGTAGAATCTATTTCGACTTTCGCTCTGCCGACAAGTTCGAAGCCAGTTACGAGCAGTTGCTTCGATGGCTGGTCGATCGCCCCCAGCACGTAAAACCAAAGCTGGGCGCAGTGCCATCGTCTATACTCGACGCTGCACCAACAGCCTCAGCTACGCAATCGCGTGCTCGTCGCGCAGCCGAAGCTGTCCGCCAAGGTTCAACCAGTGCCGCTAGCCTCGTGCGAGACTATGGTGACGCGCTTCGTTCCGAGCTTCAGTCGCTAGCTCCGCAACTGTCGAACGCAGAGCCCGCCGACGAAACGATCATCAAGGCGATCAGTTCAATGCGTCCGTACCTGCAACAGTGGTCGGACCTCGTTTCAACAATTGTTCGCTTCGGTCAAGACGAGCGCGTCTGGCAGAGAACTCTCAGTATCAACGAGCAACTGGGTACGCTTATGTACCGAGACTCCAGCCTATCTCATTGGATATCTGTCCAGTTCGACGCATTTAAAGTGATCGCACACGAGGCCTTTCTTACGACGGTGGCACTTGCGCTTGACGAGGAACGCTTCGACCTCGTTCAAGCGGCAGTAGAAAAAGCTTATTTGTTAGAGGAACGCGACACCGGGGGGCGTCGCGCCACCCAAGACTTTACCGCTTTCCGCCAACACGCAGCCAGCCTAGATCAACGGAAAACGCGCCTACAGTTAAGACGCATTAGTCTGGAAGCAGATCTCCTTAGAGAGGCTCATCCAATTGGCGCAATACCAAGTTTTGAATCACTCATGCAAGCTGACTTCTTCCTATATATTTGCTCAGCAGGACAAAGTACGAGCAACAATTGGTACCCTTACTCGCTGGTCTATGCTGCCGATCGCTATTCGCCGTTCCCTGTCTTCGCACGTGCAGAGTCGATGGCCTATTTCCAGCGCCTAGCGCCAGCATTGGGCGTCACCAGCGTTGACACCTTGAAGACACGCCTAGAGGCCATTTCAAGTCAGTCTGGGCGAATATTCGACTATCGCGGGCTGCCAATTGCATATTTGGCCAATGCTGAAAATCTCGGAGTAGTTCGGTAG
- a CDS encoding DUF86 domain-containing protein: MACTGSCETGCCAKLPMLKSERDAELRLDDILQAIERIRSYVSGADFARFEGEAMLFDAVSMNVLVIGESIGRLPDRLKDRLGALPWRSMVAVRNLVAHGYPELDAKIVWDIATTRLDALEAVIAPMLAEVRNP, from the coding sequence ATGGCCTGCACCGGCTCGTGCGAGACCGGGTGCTGCGCGAAGTTGCCTATGCTTAAGAGCGAGCGGGACGCCGAGCTTCGCTTGGACGATATCCTGCAAGCTATCGAGCGCATTCGGTCTTACGTTTCGGGCGCCGATTTCGCCCGGTTCGAAGGCGAGGCGATGCTGTTCGACGCCGTGTCGATGAACGTTCTGGTCATCGGCGAGTCCATAGGACGTCTGCCGGATCGCTTGAAGGATCGCCTTGGCGCCCTGCCCTGGAGGAGCATGGTTGCGGTGCGTAATCTGGTCGCCCATGGCTATCCGGAACTGGACGCCAAGATCGTCTGGGACATCGCGACGACGCGCCTGGACGCCTTGGAAGCTGTGATCGCGCCGATGCTGGCGGAGGTCCGGAACCCCTAA
- a CDS encoding protein meaA: protein MSAKPYQHAPDPPWIFRTYAGHSTAEKSNALYRANLAKGQTGLSVAFDLPTQTGYDPDHILARGEVGKVGVPISHLGDMRQLFSEIPLEKMNTSMTINAPAAWLLAMYVALADEQGADRKLLQGTTQNDLIKEYLSRGTYIFPPGPSLRLIGDMIAWCYREVPKWNPMNVCSYHLQEAGATPEQELAFALATAISVLDTVKAGGQVPDEDFEIVASRISFFVNAGVRFVTELCKMRSFTKLWGQILLERYGVQDPKARRFRYGVQVNSLGLTEQQPENNVYRILIEALAVTLSKDARCRALQLPAWNEALGLPRPFDQQWSLRLQQVLAYETDLLEYEDLFDGSHVVEAKVAELSKGALDQLTRIDQMGGAASAIDYMKSELVASNAKRVRAVETGEMTVVGVNRWTDTEASPLSAGESAIETVDPRLEAEVVARIKAWREARDAVAVEAALADLKAAAREGRNVMEPSIAAAKAGVTTGEWSGALREVFGEYRGPTGVAVVVSTNEAEDVEAVKREVERVSQLLGRTLTYLVGKPGLDGHSNGAEQIATRARACGMEVVYDGIRSTPEEIVRRAKESRAHVVGLSILSGSHLDLVQEVIRVMRVEGLGDIPVVAGGIIPPEDALILKQMGVARIYTPKDFKITQIMGDVVKLVEATALAQA, encoded by the coding sequence ATGTCCGCCAAGCCGTATCAGCACGCGCCCGATCCGCCGTGGATCTTCCGCACCTATGCCGGCCACTCGACGGCGGAGAAGTCCAACGCGCTGTATCGGGCCAACCTGGCCAAGGGGCAGACGGGTCTATCGGTGGCCTTCGACCTGCCCACCCAAACGGGCTACGATCCCGACCACATCCTGGCGCGCGGCGAGGTCGGCAAGGTCGGGGTGCCGATCAGCCATCTGGGCGACATGCGTCAGCTCTTCAGCGAGATCCCGCTGGAGAAGATGAACACCTCCATGACCATCAACGCGCCCGCCGCGTGGCTGCTAGCGATGTATGTCGCCCTGGCCGACGAGCAGGGGGCGGACCGCAAGCTTCTGCAGGGCACGACGCAGAATGATCTGATCAAGGAGTATCTGTCGCGCGGCACCTACATCTTCCCGCCGGGCCCGTCCCTGCGGCTGATCGGCGACATGATCGCCTGGTGCTATCGCGAGGTTCCCAAGTGGAACCCGATGAACGTCTGCAGCTATCACCTGCAGGAAGCCGGCGCGACGCCCGAACAGGAGCTGGCCTTCGCCCTGGCGACCGCTATCTCAGTGCTCGACACGGTCAAGGCCGGCGGTCAGGTGCCCGACGAGGACTTCGAGATCGTCGCCTCGCGGATCAGCTTCTTCGTCAACGCCGGCGTGCGGTTCGTCACTGAGCTTTGCAAGATGCGGTCTTTCACCAAGCTGTGGGGCCAGATCCTGCTAGAGCGCTACGGCGTGCAGGACCCGAAGGCCCGCCGCTTCCGCTATGGGGTGCAGGTCAATTCCCTCGGTTTGACCGAGCAGCAGCCCGAGAACAACGTCTACCGCATCCTCATCGAGGCCCTGGCCGTCACGCTCAGCAAGGACGCCCGCTGCCGGGCCCTGCAGCTACCGGCCTGGAACGAGGCGCTGGGCCTGCCGCGTCCGTTCGACCAGCAGTGGTCGCTACGGCTGCAGCAGGTGCTGGCCTACGAGACCGACCTGCTGGAATACGAGGACCTGTTCGACGGCTCCCACGTCGTCGAGGCCAAGGTCGCCGAGCTGTCGAAGGGCGCGCTGGATCAGCTGACCCGGATCGACCAGATGGGCGGGGCGGCCAGCGCCATCGACTACATGAAGTCCGAGCTCGTGGCCTCCAACGCCAAGCGGGTGCGCGCGGTCGAGACCGGCGAGATGACCGTGGTCGGCGTCAACCGCTGGACCGACACCGAGGCCTCGCCCCTTTCGGCCGGTGAGAGCGCGATCGAGACCGTCGATCCGCGCCTGGAGGCCGAGGTCGTGGCCCGCATCAAGGCCTGGCGCGAGGCCCGCGACGCCGTCGCGGTCGAGGCCGCCCTGGCCGATCTCAAGGCCGCCGCCCGCGAGGGGCGCAACGTCATGGAGCCCTCGATCGCCGCCGCCAAGGCCGGCGTCACCACCGGCGAATGGTCCGGCGCCCTGCGCGAGGTGTTCGGCGAGTATCGCGGCCCGACCGGGGTCGCCGTCGTGGTCTCGACCAACGAGGCCGAGGACGTCGAGGCGGTGAAGCGCGAGGTCGAGCGGGTCTCGCAACTGCTGGGCCGCACGCTGACCTATCTCGTGGGCAAGCCGGGCCTGGACGGCCACTCCAACGGCGCCGAGCAGATCGCCACCCGCGCCCGCGCCTGCGGCATGGAGGTCGTCTATGACGGCATCCGCTCGACGCCCGAAGAGATCGTCCGCCGCGCCAAGGAAAGCCGCGCCCACGTCGTGGGCCTGTCGATCCTGTCGGGCTCGCACCTTGATTTGGTGCAGGAGGTGATCCGGGTGATGCGGGTTGAGGGGCTGGGCGATATCCCCGTCGTCGCCGGCGGCATCATCCCGCCCGAGGACGCCCTGATCCTGAAACAGATGGGCGTGGCGCGGATCTACACGCCCAAGGACTTCAAGATCACGCAGATCATGGGCGACGTCGTGAAGCTGGTGGAGGCGACGGCGCTGGCGCAGGCGTGA
- a CDS encoding enoyl-CoA hydratase/isomerase family protein — MIHLSQPEAGVALVELDVAPANVLALAERARLLDAFAQIEADRAVRVAILTGRNGAFCTGDDLAESLSRDVAAQTAAILHFLDMCDRIAAVRVPVIAAVDGWCIGGGLELALACDIRLAGTRASFACSAVRMGLTASADRLTKLVGESRAKPHLLTGAPFDAARALADGIVAEVHASEGLLPAALDMARVIASRAPLAIEATKRVASGASATAAEIPGLAASADHAEARAAFMGKRPAVFRGC, encoded by the coding sequence ATGATCCATCTTTCCCAACCCGAGGCCGGCGTCGCGCTGGTCGAGCTGGACGTCGCGCCGGCCAATGTCCTGGCCCTGGCCGAACGCGCGCGCTTGTTGGACGCCTTCGCGCAGATCGAGGCCGACCGCGCGGTTCGCGTCGCGATCCTCACCGGCCGCAACGGCGCGTTCTGCACCGGCGATGACCTGGCCGAGTCGCTGTCGCGCGACGTGGCCGCCCAGACCGCCGCCATCCTGCATTTCCTGGACATGTGCGACCGTATCGCCGCCGTCCGCGTCCCGGTGATCGCCGCCGTCGACGGCTGGTGCATCGGCGGCGGGCTGGAGCTGGCCCTGGCCTGCGACATCCGCCTGGCCGGAACGCGGGCCAGCTTCGCCTGCTCGGCCGTGCGGATGGGCCTGACCGCTTCGGCCGACCGCCTGACCAAGCTGGTCGGCGAGAGCCGCGCCAAGCCCCACCTCCTGACCGGCGCGCCCTTCGACGCCGCCCGCGCCCTGGCCGACGGGATCGTCGCCGAGGTTCACGCGTCCGAGGGCCTCTTGCCGGCGGCGCTGGACATGGCCCGCGTCATCGCCTCGCGCGCCCCGCTGGCGATCGAAGCGACCAAGCGGGTGGCGTCGGGGGCATCGGCGACGGCGGCGGAAATCCCGGGGCTAGCGGCGTCGGCCGATCACGCCGAGGCGCGGGCGGCGTTCATGGGGAAGCGGCCGGCGGTGTTCAGGGGTTGCTGA
- a CDS encoding NADH:flavin oxidoreductase/NADH oxidase family protein produces the protein MLTAPSEPLFAPLVLPNGAVLPNRIAKAAMEENLADPGQLPGPALWTLYRRWAQGGVGLQITGNVMVDPSAVTGPGGVVLDARAPLAPFETWAKEAKSGGGQVWMQINHPGRQTYADLGQGAVAPSAVPVDLGKLSSLLAQPRALTADEILTLIERYAVTARRAEDAGFDGVQIHAAHGYLLSQFLSPLVNRRDDAWGGSRENRARMLFEVIKAVRARVSPRFVVSVKLNSADFQKGGFDADDARWVVEQMNGMGVDLVELSGGSYESPAMQGPSQVDTAPKTSTAAREAYFVDFARDIAKVAKMPIMVTGGVCRREVALAALSPEGALPGVPVIGIARALAFAPDLPNAWRKPEGQDVVLPEVTWKNRSLAGLAVMALTKAQLNRLAAGKAPARKLSPLLTVISQRIKQNAQTKRYRAWRLSNP, from the coding sequence ATGCTTACCGCCCCGTCCGAGCCGCTGTTCGCGCCCCTCGTTCTGCCGAACGGCGCCGTGTTGCCCAACCGCATCGCCAAGGCGGCGATGGAGGAGAACCTCGCCGATCCGGGCCAACTGCCTGGACCCGCGCTGTGGACCCTCTACCGTCGCTGGGCGCAGGGCGGCGTCGGCTTGCAGATCACCGGCAACGTGATGGTCGATCCCTCGGCCGTGACCGGACCCGGCGGCGTGGTGCTGGACGCCCGAGCCCCGCTCGCGCCGTTCGAGACCTGGGCGAAGGAAGCCAAGTCGGGCGGCGGCCAGGTGTGGATGCAGATCAATCACCCCGGCCGCCAGACCTATGCCGATCTGGGCCAGGGCGCCGTCGCCCCCTCGGCCGTGCCCGTCGACCTGGGCAAGCTGTCGAGCCTGCTCGCTCAGCCGCGCGCCCTGACCGCCGACGAGATCCTGACGCTGATCGAGCGCTACGCCGTCACCGCGCGACGCGCCGAGGACGCGGGCTTCGACGGCGTGCAGATCCACGCCGCCCACGGTTATCTGCTCAGCCAGTTCCTCTCGCCCCTGGTCAACCGCCGCGACGACGCCTGGGGCGGCTCGCGCGAGAACCGCGCGCGGATGCTGTTTGAGGTGATCAAGGCCGTGAGAGCGCGCGTGTCGCCGCGCTTCGTGGTCTCGGTGAAGCTGAACTCCGCCGATTTCCAGAAGGGCGGCTTCGACGCCGACGACGCCCGCTGGGTCGTCGAACAGATGAACGGCATGGGCGTGGACCTCGTCGAGCTGTCGGGCGGCAGCTATGAGAGCCCGGCCATGCAGGGTCCGTCGCAGGTCGACACCGCCCCCAAGACCTCCACAGCCGCGCGTGAGGCCTATTTCGTCGACTTCGCCCGCGACATCGCCAAGGTCGCCAAGATGCCGATCATGGTCACCGGCGGCGTCTGCCGGCGCGAGGTGGCGCTGGCCGCCTTGTCGCCGGAGGGCGCCCTGCCGGGCGTGCCGGTGATCGGGATCGCCCGGGCGCTGGCCTTCGCGCCGGACCTGCCCAACGCCTGGCGCAAACCCGAAGGCCAGGACGTCGTGCTGCCGGAAGTGACCTGGAAGAACCGCTCGCTGGCGGGGCTGGCGGTCATGGCTTTGACCAAGGCGCAGCTCAACCGCCTGGCGGCGGGCAAGGCCCCGGCCCGCAAGCTCTCGCCGCTGCTGACCGTGATCAGCCAACGGATCAAGCAGAACGCCCAGACCAAGCGCTATCGCGCCTGGCGCCTCAGCAACCCCTGA
- a CDS encoding nucleotidyltransferase family protein has product MTLDEALTKLRAAKPLLDRYGVARVGVFGSTARGEAGPDSDVDVLVEFAPEKHPGLDFFRLQGDLANVLASDIDLVTPDGLHRLVRDRVLREVAYA; this is encoded by the coding sequence ATGACCCTCGACGAGGCCCTCACCAAACTGCGCGCGGCCAAGCCGCTGCTCGACCGCTACGGCGTGGCGCGGGTGGGGGTGTTCGGCTCGACGGCGCGCGGCGAGGCGGGGCCGGACAGCGACGTGGACGTGCTGGTCGAGTTCGCGCCAGAAAAGCACCCAGGCTTGGACTTTTTCCGGTTGCAGGGTGACTTGGCCAATGTGCTGGCCAGCGATATCGACCTTGTGACGCCTGATGGCCTGCACCGGCTCGTGCGAGACCGGGTGCTGCGCGAAGTTGCCTATGCTTAA